Part of the Mytilus edulis chromosome 9, xbMytEdul2.2, whole genome shotgun sequence genome, ctggttttgtattaccactgaccagttcagtaaagaaacagctgattcatgtttgcataaatgtgtttgtaaccaatctaacatgctattatttccttattttttattcCGTGTCTATAGATAGTCTTCATCGGGGAggcaagatttattttgtctgttggttgcttgacaagacaagacaagacaagacaatttattacaacttaggcacacgtatggtgctacaagaggataacaattatacattaaaaattacatacataCTTATACATTTACAAGAAAGTCGCACAATAGATTAATAATTGATATCAtacaataaaactgaaatatatttggttgatttgtttGCAAAATTCTTAATTGCAACGTGGTTAGAAATTATTGTAACATgctatgaattatgaaaatattttttcaatatgtctTAGAAACATGCACACTTTTGTTAGCACTGGCACGTTACAGTGTGATAATAGACCAATAAATTTCAATTGGGAAGGattttttatgtaatatgtaGGTATATACCTTTCTCTTAAAGACATAATTTGTTTATtggaacatacaaaaaaataatgatattcgtcaccaaTGGTATTTGAATCGCAGTGACAGCATATACGATTTTCTCTTGGTGTATTTTTCCACCGACCAACTTCTATAGGGATTTTGATGTTTGAACATCTAAATTTACTGTAGATGTATCGATCTGCCACTTAAAGATTGAGTAAATATGGCtctaaacaaaacattgttttgtatgaaGCATAAAACACACCTCTAGATGAGTTTGTCATATCAGCAGAAAGGCTCTGTCCGAATTGGTCAACCAAtctctgttttatttcttttttaatatccgAACTTTTGATATCACCCTGTGCATTCCAGACAAAAGAAAATCCTGTatcatctaaaatttgtttcACGGAAGATAACCATTTAAATGAGTATTGGCCTGAGTTATGTAAGTTATACATTAACTGATACAAGATCCCAGATAATTTGTTACTACTGCTTTGGCTAGCGTAAGCTAATCGatttacctcacattttgaagttggatggagattgtttttaaataaatgccgtacctttgtactttggtttcctgtcggatttttctcaattttaaattggaaaGTTTTATCATTAGTTTTGCATACtagtaattattatttttgacttgcaaatgaacgattaataaatctagtcccatgtgtgctagcgaaatgtcttaagtgtaatctcggagtgtaatttttatttcaacttttacgttTGCATCAGGACGACCTAAAAAacgaaaactttctttttttcaagAATGACATTCGTTACTTCAAACAAAGATcgcttttatcttctttttttttgcagtaaaagaccggtttctttaaataaaaaaaactttcatacaatCGACTGAACGAATTATAAGCTTCGGGAAGGTCAAGGATTATAGCATATTTTTCGTAATTCTGAAAAATTCAATGGTCGAATTGAAGCTTAATACCTacaaaaaaatctcaatgagCGAATAGACTTTCATTTTAGTAATCTCTGGtgtatttatgatggcttggtttgaagTGACAACAGACGAACTATGCTTACTAGTGctgcataaaaaaaacatgaggatatggtttgtcctttattacaaatttgactccaataaggataatttttgtctcatagaaaaatcggtattttttaccgataatttatttttcgatttttatcggatataatagttattttgaaaaatgcaaaccggataattatttattaaagtttcgtatgcatcataaatcaagctccggcaacttttgacttgttctaatataaatagtaatgattttcatcggagaaaaagatagatatttttgtcgtgattggaagaatcgtaaaagtgttatttttctaaattctgtttgtttaattGGACATCgtagttttaatttgatttctttttgccgAACTGGACATGATCTtcgtcaattttattattcaacagTATCTGgtttttcattacaagctttTTCAAATACCAATATACAGCAAGAGAATGAATATATGTTGCTTCCCGGAAATATAAGacacatcgatttaaattatgtacacaataaataatttctgtgtagttttccgtgtctacatttgatttacgagtacaacatagtaaacagaaaaaaagagaaacggtaaatatacaggaatacataaagtttcgtaaatagttgcaaaggaccacacgTCACTtacgatagatacatcgaggtcgttttgcttgagtgatttacctgtaaaaagcccgGGTCTCATCCATGAATACatgtttgaaatagcttaacaggggcgtggcctattagtttgacgcaactaaccactaacttgatttcaattgatcgactgcagagaaatctatttgactggcgttaaaatgaattaatatgaattgaaatgaattaaatataatttttaatttttgtcaatctttatcaaataacgatcaatctcatttaaatagcgttaacacgtttttgtccgatcaagttaaattcgggttactagtgaaaGCTATTGTTCTTCTTATAAAAACATCAATATAGCAAATCTGTTtaccagaagaaaaaaaaatatgaaaataaaaagaaatttcatttttttcaaagctTTAATTCtgttttaacatacatgtatgttgaaaatcTATTTAGACGACTTATATCTTAATTGCTATAGCGTTCATTGAATATATTGTTAAAGCTATATACCCCAGTGAAAGTTGGATTTATCTAAAACAGCAAATGTTTAATCTTATCATAGTCGTACATTATATATACTGTTTTTTATtccaacttaatttttttttttctttgttttcaaaattccaatagggaacataccttttataattgtataaattaaccaattgttcagacgtttcggccattggccttcttcagttatttttttttggcaacaTCGTGGAAAAACTGTTAATTCTTTATGAAGCAGATATCTTAAAATCGAATTTGATAATTACAAGAGTATTGATAACACTTTACCACCCTTGTCCATACAGGGGGGAATGCATGAAATATGccaacatttttataaaaaaaaaatgtctttgtcaaaatttaaaaatatcccacatttttaatacaaaacaaatggaaaatttaaaaaaaaaggaaaaaatattgcaaatctacaaaaattaaaatagaccAGATTCTAAATTTGAATTTACTCTTCTCATTTAACCCCTCCAACACTGTACAACACATCAATATACCATCGTTCGAGGAACATAACACTTATTTCATTACATGTAtgtgttatgttttttgttttgtttataagactaaagaatgagcaacacgaacatcTGCCAAAACTGGAGATGATCTCAGCTTTCATGATAAGCAATTATGTACTGCTCCACATATTGTACCTGTCATGACTAAGTGATATTACTATGACAAAACAAAGACATATTCATACAATATCGGTATCATGTATTAGCAAGTGTTTGACAATTGACTGGATTTCTATAAAACTTCTGTCACTTCTTTCTGACATAACGTAATTGCTTATCAATGTTTGATATCTTAATATTATTATGGTATAAAGTTTCAAGAACAAAATACATCGAATTATTTATGTCTATACCAATATGAGAGCGCATTTGTTTACATAATGATGAATCCAGTTTCAAATTGTTGATATACGTAATAATTGAATGGTTGCAGTTGGTTTATTGTTAATGTCAAACTTAAGCATTCTTGCGTTGACTCTAAAATGTTAACCTGGACATGCTTCATTCTCCAATATATATTCGGTAtagtgttaatagttatcaaaagtaccaggattataattttatacgccagacgcgcgtttcgtctacataagactcatcagtgacgctcagatcaaaatagttaaaaagccaaataaatacaaagttgaagagcattgagttaAACCATTTTAATTGACTTTTAAAGGAAATTGGAAACAAGTGTCTGCAACATTTTCCTATGAGTGATATTTGTTTTCACAGTAAATGATGCTAATGACATcgtaaaggttttttttcataaaatcaaaCTTGAACACTTTTCACACTTGTCGacatgttttcatttttgataagGTTAGTAGCTGAATCAGATATGGTATATTTATCTTCACTTGGATTAATTTGAGTTTTTTCTGTGTTATCGTTACGTTTTTTCCTTCGCTTGCCATACTTTCTGACATATTTTATACTCTTGACAGAATTATACAATGTCTTAGCATCACTAAGAACGATGGTACCTAGCGAAATACAAAGAACCAGTACTCCAATGCCACCGATCGCTTTTGCCGAGGGTCTGTTGTCCGCAGCACTTATCTTCTTGCTCCTcgctgaaaatttaaaaaaaacaaaaaaaacttacatgtaatattttgACGTAAACTAAAATATTATGATATAATTATTCAACTACCAGAGATGTCTGGATTTCGCTGGTGAGACAGCTTCCTACATGTACCAACAACAACCATGTGACAATTGGAATATCTATATATCATCGTCCTGTCCGTTTCGTTATGCATGGTTAAAACCATACTATCCTAGTAGCTCATTTTTCAGGTAGAACACGTTGTAAATAAGGATGTTCCTAATATCGAAATGCACACGAGCATAATTAAGATGGTGCCAAAATCACCTTACTATAATTAATTTGCCTAggttaattttcataaattttttacaaatatttctaagaccctttgataaaatatataaaaaaaaaatcattagccGTTAGACAATCTCTAATTTTGAGCATTGAGAAGCATACTATTTTTCTACAATAGAACatgattaaaacgttcagctgatttttacagagttatctccctgtaataTACCACCTTAAGTGGCTGTTAACGTGAGTCTAGCCATGCTTGCTGTAAGACAGGGTTATACCGTAGTTGTAAATACGTTGTGAATGTACTTAAATGTATCCTTTCTTTTGTATATCTCGATATGTTTAATAACAAAAGCTTCATAATTAAATGAGAGTGAGATAATAAATAGTGTAGTGTGGTACGTTATCTCAATACTATTGGTTTATTCATCTCAATGAATAACTGATACATGTCTGTAGCAAGCTCAATGTACTAAATATACCAACGAGTATACCTTATACCACATATTAACCTCCTGAATATGTGTGCTCTACAATTGGGTAGATCTCATCCACCAACGGTATGGACCATGTGGACAGTGCAGTAAAGTACGCGCTTGTGAGATTCCCGAAACGAACAAATTTTATTCCATATAAGTTGCTTGTAGTTGCCTTGAATTGAAAGTATGCAACTGTATGTGTACCTTCTAAATCTTGGGTATTTGCATAAAACCCAGTGATTGTACGACAGTATAATATTATTCTTGATAATGTGTTTTAGAAGTATTTCAAATAGTTGACTAGTATACGTACCAAGTAAAGTATTCTTCTTGTCAATCCGTAAGTCTCTCTTTAAATTTGCAACAGACTGGTTTAAACTTGTAGCTGTTATATTAACAAGTTTGATACAACTGCAAACCATGTTTGGCTCAAAACAGTACAAATTATCAGTTGTTGAACCTCCATAGATTGTGGACGATGTATGATCATTTTCTTCTACATGCTCCGTATACAGAGATACGGTGCTGTAATCGGAAGGGCTTGTACTTAGACGGTCTGCATTGCTTATACAAAAGCCTGTCAATGGTTGATATGTTGAAGTGTCAAATTGAAATGTTAGTAATTTAGTTCCTGCTGTGTTGGCATATTTATTCTCTAAATAGTAGGTATTATTTATTGGTCCAGTAATATAATAGTCCCATgcctacaaaacaaaacaacatatgTACAACGTACGTAAATGTTCTCTTTTCGTAGCGGTTATGCTGGCTAGCAATTAGATTAATTAGATTTGTGTTTCAAActtccaatgatgattgtggccatgttaaACTAGACCTGAAAAAAAATCAGAGGAGAAAGATGTGTAAAATTAAATAGACGGCGACGAGGTCAAGAGAAATGGATTAAGTCACATTGAAAATAGGAAATAATTGTTTCCCCTCCGAATATGAGAATCGAACAATTAATCTGTCTGTTCTAGGTTGAGGTTTCCAATGTACCACTAAAAAGTTGAAATTTAAGTAGTAAAATGTACCATTCACGTCACGAAGTGAGAGACATAAATCAGCCTGTTGTCGTTTAGAAATTAAGAGTTGTTTTAATACTggtaattgttccaattcaatcTTTCACGCAAAACGAGGGTTTTTTGTTTTAGACATATGCAGGTTCCttgatttaaacaatttttccacaagaaagcaaataagaaacaactTTGTGctacttttatttcaatttcgcTGAAAACTGTAATGATtattggggggtggggggggggggggggtaatataATTGAGTTGGTGCACTATGAATCACTCACGGCACAAATATCAAAAAAGACCTATGGGCTCCTAATTCATTAGTATACTTTACCATACTCTTTTGAAACATTGTGTTAacctatatacatataaaacatatttttacggGTTTTAAAGAGAACATGTTTGCAAAGGTGATtagatatatcattttaaaaaacaGTTTTTAGGCATAATGAATAGAATATTGATTTCAGCCCGTAACTATTACtgtacgttaacaaaatggcaaaCATATTAGACTTAACACAAACTGGTTGCCTGAAAACTAAAACCAAGGAGGTTAACTCTATACCGCACGCAATGgcgaaatattttccactggaatgaagcaaaatcaatcaatcaatttaaacatCACAGGTTGAAAAGAATAAGTACATAAATTAAACAAAGATATGTATCATTAAAATCGATTTACCATGTGTTTTTCAGTTAAACTGTGGTTCACTTATCAtgtttttgcgcctgtcccaaggcaacatcctctggcctttgttagtcttgtgtgatttttaattttagtttcttgtatatatttcggagttaagtatgacgtccatcgtCACTTAATTAGTATACATTTTCGTTTAGAGGACAGCTAAAGCACGTCTtcgggtacgggagtttctcggttctttgaagacccattggttgtctctttgacacattccccatttccattttcaattttagcctATAGCTACAGGTTTAGGCTTTGtgaaaatatgtacaaaacaagatGCAACAAATAGAGATACCCAAATAAATAAGTCTTTAATAACTTTTtctgatatatatttatagtacTTTTATGATCAAATTGATCTCGATATATTCGGACAATAGTTGCTTGTACATGGTTTCATACGTGTTACATACTAGACATTTTGAGTCTGCACAAAAGAATGATGATCGAACTCCCATTATTTAGCTGTATATTAATTTCTCACTCATAACTTTACATCTTATAGCTACAAGTTAGCTACCCCCGCCCCCATCCCCTCCCCAAACCCCCAACCCATTAATCCGCCTCTGGAACCAAGCTGGTATTTTGCAGGTCCAAGTTGACATATATTTTAGTCTGAATTTGACATGCTTGACATTTCTCTCTTTCAAGTGTAAATTTCTCTATTCAAATGCATTTGGACGTGTCTGTGTAAAACTTTGACATTTTACAACTCAGCAAAATCGTAAATGCTTTTCTATACAGTAatagattttttgttatttaaggaGTTTGGTGTTGATCTTTGATAGTGTCTCTAAAATTTATTCGCAAATTTTAAAGTGTGAAGACTCGAGCCGATTTAGATATTTTAAACATCTTAGCTATTGTAAAGTGTTACAGTAAAGTGTTTAGATTCAAACCGATTTAGACATTTTAAACATCTTCACATATATTAAAGTGTTTAGATTCAAACAGatttagatatttaaaacatgttatcatattgtaaagtttttaaattcaAACCGATTTATAGATGATTTTAAACATCTTAGTATATTGTAAAGTGTTTAGATTAAAAcctatttatacattttaaacatcATAGTATATTGTATCAATGTTAAGGCTAATAAACGTACCACAATCTGCATTGTCGGATTATCAACAGTGATTGTAATAATCCATTCGTTGGCATTATACGTCCTATCCAGGCTGAGTGAACATTTACCCTCCGACCTGAATACACTGCCCTCAGTCCAGGGGGAATTATTGGTAAATGATATCGAAACACTGTTGACTGCATATGAGAAGTACAGCAAACTTGAAGCAACAATCTTCAAATGCATTGCCCTAAATCATTAAAAGTAGAAAACATTTATTcacttttgaaattatcaattttgtttttatttaacattttctaAAGAAAAAGTATAAAAGATAACACAAATATACCAATCTTAATATATTAGTATGTACAGTATATCAATACGCCTTAAAGTGTTTAAAAATACCACATTAAATATAACTGAAAAAAatacagtaaattaaaaaatatattttaaaaactgaacTCATGTGACAAGAACGTTTTGTTGAAAAGAATTTTATATCAACATTTTAAACAACTTCCTATAGGCATTACCCGCTCACGGTGTAGAGTGTTAAATTGGAACATGTACGGTTTCATTCCAATTAAATTAcggtttcttttatttatttttgtaaataattattgtcAAAGATTGgatgttaaaaaaaatgcttttccgaatttattgacatttttaagcTATACTGATGATTTTATTTACGTACACTGTATTTATTGTATGTATAGTTTGAATGACGCAAATACTGATACCCCGCTGATGTTTGCCCCCGATATAAAGGTGTCTCTCAATaaatttaatatgtatatatatatatatatattgaattaagatataattctatcaatgatatttgttaacaaattTATTATCTAATCATaagtatttatattatatatatatacacagtaaTCAGTATCAAAATGTGAATTCAAATTGTATTAAGTATTGacaactttaaaagtttaaacaaaCTACACCTTTAAAGTTGGGAAAATAATATTTGGTAAGGAAAACACATATTCTCCACATAGAGGTTTATGGTCGTTTcagtaaaattgaatatttgaactTTTTTCCAGACAAagaacagtctccgggacaagtttgcaattccgctgagtgcaaaagttgtcaccttaatttttggagttaagtcaaaacaaagttgataacttggttggtattggttccctgatatttgtcctaaaatttttttgatctagcaccactgttgaaaaagttatgccccttttttcaacaatttcctcagaggaaaagtacttttcctcaagggaaatcaaatttccctgaaggaaaaagatttttcctcaagggaaattgttttttcctcaagggaaaaagatttcccttagggaatttgctgcataattatttcctttgaggaaattctatttcctttgaggaaattctatttccttagaggaaattctttttcctttgaggaaatttgcagcttcaaattttccttggaggaaatactttttcctgtgaggaaatttgcagcttcaaattttccttggaggaaata contains:
- the LOC139489125 gene encoding uncharacterized protein; this encodes MHLKIVASSLLYFSYAVNSVSISFTNNSPWTEGSVFRSEGKCSLSLDRTYNANEWIITITVDNPTMQIVAWDYYITGPINNTYYLENKYANTAGTKLLTFQFDTSTYQPLTGFCISNADRLSTSPSDYSTVSLYTEHVEENDHTSSTIYGGSTTDNLYCFEPNMVCSCIKLVNITATSLNQSVANLKRDLRIDKKNTLLARSKKISAADNRPSAKAIGGIGVLVLCISLGTIVLSDAKTLYNSVKSIKYVRKYGKRRKKRNDNTEKTQINPSEDKYTISDSATNLIKNENMSTSVKSVQV